A part of Corynebacterium lactis RW2-5 genomic DNA contains:
- the purT gene encoding formate-dependent phosphoribosylglycinamide formyltransferase yields MFTPQSTGTAYQPSATRVLLLGSGELGKEVTIAFQRLGVEVHAADRYEHAPAHQVAHFAYVLDMSDPQALRALVDEVKPHFIVPEIEALATDALAEIEADESNGVTVIPTARATQLTMNREGIRRLAAEEVGLPTSRYEFASTFEEFSAAIERIGFPCVVKPVMSSSGKGQSTLRTPEDIEGAWEYAMSGGRVDSGRVIVEGFVNFDYEITLLTVRSIDPNTGEDATWFCEPIGHRQVDGDYVESWQPAAMSEDALDNARSVAARITNALGGRGIFGVELFVRGDEVWFSEVSPRPHDTGMVTMGSQRFSEFELHARAILGLPIDVTLVSPGASAVVYGGADIEQPGYEGLAEAMAIPETDVRIFGKPVAGPRRRMGVAVSTADTVDAARERAAEAASKVKVVELGQ; encoded by the coding sequence ATGTTTACCCCTCAGTCCACCGGAACTGCCTATCAGCCGAGCGCCACTCGGGTCCTCCTACTCGGCTCGGGTGAACTGGGCAAGGAAGTGACGATTGCGTTCCAACGCCTCGGCGTGGAGGTTCACGCAGCGGATCGCTACGAGCACGCTCCCGCACACCAGGTAGCCCACTTCGCGTACGTGCTGGATATGTCCGATCCGCAGGCTCTGCGTGCGCTGGTCGACGAGGTAAAGCCACACTTCATCGTTCCGGAAATTGAGGCTCTGGCGACGGACGCCCTCGCTGAGATCGAGGCGGACGAATCCAACGGCGTAACCGTGATCCCAACGGCGCGGGCCACGCAGCTGACCATGAACCGCGAGGGCATCCGCCGGCTCGCGGCGGAGGAGGTCGGCCTGCCGACGTCGCGCTACGAGTTTGCCTCCACCTTCGAGGAGTTCTCCGCCGCCATTGAGCGGATCGGCTTCCCCTGCGTGGTCAAGCCGGTGATGAGCTCGTCGGGTAAGGGGCAGTCGACCCTGCGCACCCCGGAGGACATCGAGGGCGCGTGGGAGTACGCGATGAGCGGTGGCCGTGTGGACTCCGGTCGCGTCATCGTGGAGGGCTTCGTCAACTTCGACTACGAAATCACGCTGCTGACCGTTCGCTCCATCGATCCCAATACCGGGGAGGACGCGACTTGGTTCTGCGAGCCGATTGGGCATCGCCAGGTCGACGGCGACTACGTGGAGTCCTGGCAGCCGGCCGCGATGAGTGAGGACGCGCTGGATAACGCCCGCTCCGTCGCCGCGCGCATCACCAATGCGCTGGGTGGCCGCGGCATCTTTGGTGTCGAGCTGTTCGTTCGCGGCGACGAGGTGTGGTTCTCCGAGGTCAGCCCGCGCCCGCACGACACCGGCATGGTCACCATGGGCTCGCAGCGCTTCTCCGAGTTCGAGCTGCACGCTCGCGCTATCTTGGGGCTTCCTATCGACGTCACCCTGGTTTCCCCTGGCGCCTCTGCCGTCGTCTACGGCGGAGCAGACATCGAGCAGCCGGGCTATGAGGGGCTGGCTGAGGCCATGGCTATCCCGGAGACCGACGTTCGTATCTTTGGAAAGCCGGTCGCGGGCCCGCGCCGTCGCATGGGCGTCGCGGTATCTACCGCAGATACGGTTGACGCGGCGCGCGAGCGCGCGGCAGAGGCCGCGTCGAAGGTGAAGGTAGTCGAGCTGGGGCAGTAA
- a CDS encoding phosphoribosyltransferase, producing the protein MAYHADSSDLDVKEVLTWDGFGVASRELAQTIVDSGFEPEIIIAVARGGLLPAGALSYTMGVKLSDAINVEFYTDVAETLPDPVLLEPLLDVESISNRRLLVVDDVADSGRTLHLVLDLLRKYGAEVRSAVLYGKSRSEISPDYVWKHTDDWIVFPWSAEPPVTKSK; encoded by the coding sequence ATGGCTTATCATGCAGACTCATCCGACCTGGACGTCAAGGAAGTTCTCACCTGGGACGGCTTCGGCGTGGCCTCCCGCGAACTCGCACAGACCATCGTTGACTCCGGCTTCGAGCCGGAGATCATCATCGCCGTCGCACGCGGTGGCCTCCTCCCCGCAGGCGCCCTCAGCTACACCATGGGCGTGAAGCTTTCCGACGCTATCAACGTCGAGTTTTATACCGACGTCGCGGAGACCCTCCCCGACCCGGTGCTCCTGGAGCCGCTGCTCGACGTCGAGTCAATTTCCAACCGACGTCTGCTGGTCGTCGACGATGTCGCCGACTCCGGCCGCACCCTGCACCTTGTGCTGGACCTGCTGCGCAAGTACGGCGCAGAGGTTCGCTCCGCGGTCCTTTACGGCAAGTCCCGCTCGGAGATCTCACCGGACTACGTCTGGAAGCACACCGACGACTGGATCGTTTTCCCCTGGTCGGCCGAGCCGCCGGTGACGAAGTCCAAGTAG
- a CDS encoding nucleoside hydrolase, whose product MTRLRVLADVDTGIDDSLALVYLAGLHVAGEIELVGVTCSGGNTTAAWAARNTKYILDLCGCPEVPVASGFEGPADRELTTTPETHGPFGLGYNLAPPGVIYEPGRAGATDPLALWRRIIEQARSAGERVHLLVTGPMTTYVAALKKYPELMRQLDGVTIMGGALDYPGNVTEFSEWNFWVDPTAVTKVFGTPSAVSVERPQDAVRSIAAAVGAPVPMLAPLNITETITINDADIETWRDAGMEPELLRVLRRALNFYFEFHQWVGVGYKAQVHDLFAAMVAVGKLPVLGGRIERRRLAGVDERTFGLQPARRGQIMLDGAGAEADVVVAANRDAVAAEFIRVIRLIAR is encoded by the coding sequence ATGACCCGTTTGAGAGTGCTTGCCGACGTCGACACCGGCATCGATGACAGCCTAGCCCTGGTCTACCTGGCGGGGCTGCACGTAGCCGGTGAGATTGAATTAGTGGGCGTGACCTGCTCCGGAGGTAACACCACCGCCGCATGGGCGGCCCGCAACACCAAGTACATCCTGGATCTCTGCGGCTGCCCTGAGGTTCCCGTCGCCAGCGGCTTCGAGGGCCCCGCCGACCGTGAGCTGACCACGACGCCCGAGACCCACGGGCCCTTCGGCCTGGGCTACAACCTGGCGCCCCCGGGCGTGATTTATGAGCCGGGGCGGGCGGGTGCGACAGACCCGCTAGCGTTGTGGCGGCGCATCATTGAGCAGGCGCGTTCGGCAGGAGAGAGGGTTCACCTCCTGGTCACAGGGCCGATGACAACGTACGTGGCTGCGCTGAAGAAATACCCGGAGCTGATGCGACAGCTAGACGGCGTGACCATCATGGGTGGTGCGCTGGACTACCCGGGCAACGTCACCGAGTTTTCGGAGTGGAACTTCTGGGTCGACCCCACCGCCGTCACCAAAGTATTCGGCACCCCGAGTGCCGTCAGCGTCGAACGCCCGCAAGATGCGGTGCGCAGCATCGCAGCGGCCGTGGGCGCGCCGGTTCCGATGCTCGCCCCGCTGAACATCACCGAGACCATCACCATCAACGACGCAGACATCGAAACCTGGCGCGATGCCGGAATGGAGCCGGAATTGCTGCGTGTGCTGCGGCGCGCGCTGAATTTCTACTTCGAGTTTCACCAGTGGGTCGGGGTCGGCTACAAGGCGCAGGTCCACGATCTTTTCGCCGCAATGGTGGCCGTCGGAAAGCTGCCCGTTCTGGGCGGCAGGATAGAGCGGCGCAGACTGGCGGGCGTCGATGAGCGGACTTTCGGGCTGCAGCCGGCCCGACGTGGGCAGATTATGCTGGATGGCGCGGGGGCGGAGGCCGATGTCGTTGTCGCTGCCAACCGGGATGCAGTGGCAGCGGAGTTTATCCGCGTTATCCGCCTCATCGCGCGTTAG
- a CDS encoding FAD-dependent oxidoreductase, translating to MSAADDAVNPSTKPTKSAKIDSTNPLTGLTDAGQNQLRVAVVGSGPAGIYASDALMKSGRDVSIDLYERLPAPFGLIRYGVAPDHPRIKGIIKSLHRVLDKPQVRLLGNVDVGKQVSVEELRDYYDAIIFATGATGDRDLNIPGSDLPEHYGAGEFVGFYDSHPEFSREWNLNAESVAVVGVGNVGLDVARILAKTADELHVTEIADNVHQGLSKNAAKEVHVFGRRGPAQAKFTPLELKELDHSDTIEVVVNPEDIQYDPASEEARRSSKITDQVCTIIENYAIREPKGAPHKLFIHFFEAPVEIIGEEGPDGTRHVSAIRTERTELDGKGGVRGTGEFTDWPVGAVYRAVGYRSDAISGIPFDQATHTIPDAGGRVLDDVDGNHLSGLYTTGWIRRGPVGLIGNTKGDANETVGNLIEDWEAGRLDTPAKPTTTAVDEFLAAKGLHVTTWDGWYALDAAERAAGEAEGRERKKLVEWEDMVAASTVAPEEPDSEEVAEVVHEAVNEAVEKAAVKA from the coding sequence ATGTCCGCCGCAGACGACGCCGTAAACCCCTCAACGAAGCCCACCAAATCAGCAAAGATCGATTCCACCAACCCTCTGACAGGCTTGACTGACGCCGGTCAGAACCAGCTGCGAGTCGCAGTCGTAGGTTCCGGCCCTGCCGGCATTTACGCCTCCGATGCGCTGATGAAGTCGGGCCGCGACGTGTCCATCGACCTCTACGAGCGACTGCCCGCGCCCTTCGGCCTGATTCGCTACGGTGTCGCACCGGATCACCCGCGCATCAAGGGCATCATCAAGTCGCTGCACCGTGTGCTGGATAAACCGCAGGTTCGACTGCTCGGCAACGTAGACGTCGGAAAGCAGGTCAGCGTCGAAGAGCTGCGCGATTACTACGACGCCATCATCTTCGCCACGGGCGCGACCGGAGATCGTGACCTAAATATTCCGGGCTCCGACCTACCGGAGCACTACGGTGCGGGCGAATTCGTCGGCTTCTACGACTCGCACCCTGAGTTCTCCCGCGAGTGGAACCTCAACGCGGAATCCGTCGCCGTCGTCGGCGTGGGTAACGTCGGCCTCGATGTCGCACGTATCCTCGCGAAGACTGCGGATGAGCTCCACGTCACCGAGATTGCTGACAATGTCCACCAAGGACTGTCCAAGAATGCAGCCAAAGAGGTTCACGTCTTCGGCCGCCGCGGCCCTGCACAGGCTAAGTTCACGCCGCTAGAACTGAAGGAGCTCGATCACTCCGACACGATTGAAGTAGTTGTTAATCCGGAGGACATCCAGTACGACCCCGCCTCCGAAGAAGCCCGCCGCTCCTCGAAAATCACGGATCAGGTCTGCACTATTATCGAAAACTACGCCATCCGCGAGCCCAAAGGGGCCCCGCACAAGCTGTTCATCCACTTTTTCGAGGCCCCTGTGGAGATTATCGGCGAGGAAGGCCCCGACGGTACCCGCCACGTCTCTGCAATTCGAACCGAGCGCACCGAACTCGATGGCAAGGGCGGAGTCCGCGGCACCGGCGAGTTCACCGATTGGCCGGTCGGCGCTGTCTATCGCGCTGTCGGATACCGCTCGGATGCTATTTCCGGAATTCCCTTTGACCAAGCTACTCACACAATCCCCGATGCCGGCGGACGCGTGCTCGATGACGTCGACGGCAACCACCTGTCCGGTCTCTACACCACTGGCTGGATTCGCCGCGGACCCGTCGGCCTGATTGGCAACACGAAGGGTGACGCGAACGAAACTGTCGGCAACCTCATCGAAGACTGGGAAGCCGGACGTCTTGATACTCCCGCCAAGCCGACAACCACCGCAGTCGACGAGTTTTTGGCTGCAAAAGGCCTACACGTGACGACGTGGGACGGTTGGTACGCTCTAGACGCCGCCGAGCGCGCCGCCGGTGAGGCCGAGGGCCGCGAGCGTAAGAAGCTCGTCGAGTGGGAAGACATGGTCGCAGCCTCCACCGTGGCACCTGAGGAACCGGACTCCGAGGAAGTCGCCGAAGTGGTCCACGAGGCTGTCAATGAAGCGGTGGAAAAGGCCGCGGTTAAGGCGTAG
- a CDS encoding sulfite exporter TauE/SafE family protein: MEKLLVFVLIGLGAQLVDGTLGMAFGVTATTLFILSGTGAATASAVVHVAEVGTTLVSGISHWRFGNVDWRRALGLGVPGAIGAFSGATFLSGLDGDAAKPVTSAILLGLGLWVVIRFAFLAGRNRKARGWGVKKLAPLGLLGGLLDSTGGGGWGPITTSTLLSAEADRPRKVIGTVSAAEFLVSAAAVVGFLPMLREEFAQHAAPVIGLLVGGVIAAPLAAYLVGRINPRLLGIVIGGVLVGLNVRTLLSGVIPGWGLAGVLIAWVAVIVSLVLWARSHDTLRALRRRVELVASEAGDASSEGEQGDGNGAVEGRSRAGAEPSVLQ, encoded by the coding sequence ATGGAGAAGCTTCTTGTCTTCGTGCTCATTGGTCTGGGTGCGCAGTTAGTTGATGGGACCCTGGGCATGGCCTTCGGTGTCACTGCGACCACGCTGTTTATTCTCTCTGGTACTGGCGCCGCCACTGCCTCGGCTGTCGTGCATGTAGCTGAGGTTGGAACCACATTGGTGTCGGGAATTTCCCACTGGCGCTTCGGCAATGTCGATTGGCGGCGAGCACTTGGCCTTGGAGTTCCCGGTGCTATCGGTGCGTTTAGTGGCGCGACCTTCCTGTCGGGGCTCGATGGTGATGCTGCTAAACCGGTGACTTCTGCAATTCTTCTCGGTCTTGGCCTCTGGGTGGTGATTCGTTTCGCCTTCCTTGCTGGAAGGAATAGAAAAGCGCGCGGCTGGGGTGTGAAGAAGCTGGCGCCATTGGGGCTGCTTGGCGGTCTTCTCGATTCCACTGGTGGTGGCGGTTGGGGGCCGATTACAACTTCTACGCTGCTCAGTGCTGAGGCGGATCGGCCGCGGAAGGTTATCGGTACGGTCTCTGCTGCGGAGTTTTTGGTCTCTGCCGCTGCGGTCGTGGGCTTTCTTCCAATGCTGCGTGAAGAATTTGCGCAGCATGCGGCACCTGTAATTGGGCTGCTTGTCGGAGGGGTTATTGCCGCTCCGCTGGCGGCGTACTTGGTGGGGCGAATCAATCCACGCCTGCTGGGCATTGTTATTGGTGGCGTGCTCGTAGGTCTCAATGTCCGAACGTTGCTGTCCGGTGTTATCCCCGGCTGGGGCCTGGCGGGCGTACTTATTGCGTGGGTTGCCGTAATCGTTTCGCTTGTCTTGTGGGCGCGCTCGCATGATACTCTCCGCGCGCTTCGTCGCCGGGTTGAGCTGGTGGCGTCGGAAGCTGGGGATGCGTCGTCGGAAGGTGAACAGGGCGACGGAAATGGCGCTGTTGAGGGGCGCTCCCGTGCAGGGGCTGAACCCTCGGTGTTGCAATAG
- a CDS encoding glycerophosphodiester phosphodiesterase family protein — protein MPDSVQQKSQSTHSRARRAITALAVGALAISPVAACASGNDGAATTSASSASASSEQAAASQQRTFEKKDVSPLNAQANPQPKAVENLPQGFDLQAHRGGRGQWTEESMQAMKNSLALGVTTLEFDIVITKDGVPVVWHDPEVKPEKCADTKPVKEGDPQFPYVGKLVHDLTFEQLSTLDCAKQLEDFPDAEVIKGNKMMTLPQLFELAKDNKNIHFNIETKIEGEKRGDSAEPQQFVDTILDEVDRAGVADRVMIQSFDWRSLPLVAKRNPDIPLVLLWDETTWKKDSPWIGDVDYDAVGGDIVKAAKQVGVQVLSPGHSVPYGKKPSDSDYNPIATPELISKAHEAGMAVVPWTVNEKETMREQIAAGVDGLITDYPTRLREVLSELGMELPAPAPTEK, from the coding sequence ATGCCGGACTCGGTACAGCAGAAGTCTCAGAGCACTCACTCGCGTGCCCGTCGTGCGATTACGGCGCTAGCGGTGGGTGCTCTTGCCATATCACCAGTTGCCGCATGCGCTAGCGGTAATGATGGCGCAGCGACAACGTCCGCGTCGTCGGCAAGCGCATCCAGCGAGCAGGCAGCAGCGAGCCAGCAGAGGACTTTCGAGAAGAAGGATGTCTCGCCGCTAAACGCGCAGGCGAATCCGCAGCCGAAAGCGGTCGAGAACCTGCCGCAGGGCTTCGACCTGCAGGCGCACCGTGGCGGCCGTGGCCAGTGGACGGAGGAGTCCATGCAGGCAATGAAGAATTCGCTGGCGCTGGGTGTGACCACGCTTGAGTTCGACATTGTCATCACTAAGGATGGCGTGCCGGTGGTGTGGCACGACCCGGAGGTCAAGCCGGAGAAGTGCGCGGACACGAAGCCGGTGAAGGAAGGCGACCCGCAGTTCCCGTATGTCGGCAAGCTGGTGCACGACCTGACGTTTGAGCAGCTCTCTACTCTGGACTGCGCGAAGCAGCTGGAGGATTTCCCGGACGCGGAGGTCATCAAGGGCAACAAGATGATGACGCTGCCGCAGCTGTTTGAGCTGGCCAAAGATAACAAGAACATCCACTTCAACATCGAGACCAAGATTGAGGGGGAGAAGCGCGGCGACTCGGCTGAGCCGCAGCAGTTCGTCGACACCATTCTGGACGAGGTTGACCGCGCAGGAGTGGCCGACCGCGTGATGATTCAGTCCTTTGACTGGCGCTCGCTGCCGCTCGTAGCCAAGCGGAACCCGGATATCCCGCTGGTACTGCTGTGGGATGAGACGACCTGGAAGAAGGACTCCCCGTGGATCGGCGACGTGGACTACGACGCCGTCGGTGGTGACATTGTCAAGGCAGCCAAGCAGGTCGGTGTGCAGGTGCTCTCCCCGGGCCACAGCGTCCCCTACGGTAAGAAGCCCTCCGATTCGGACTACAACCCGATTGCCACGCCGGAGCTGATTTCCAAGGCGCACGAGGCGGGCATGGCCGTCGTCCCGTGGACGGTCAACGAGAAGGAGACCATGCGCGAGCAGATTGCCGCCGGTGTCGATGGCCTCATCACCGATTACCCGACCCGCCTGCGTGAGGTCCTCTCCGAGCTCGGCATGGAGCTGCCCGCCCCGGCCCCGACGGAGAAGTAG
- a CDS encoding LppP/LprE family lipoprotein — MIILRTPRLTAHLAVAALFGSSLLLASCADADTTSNTSSVSSSASDSPTSPVSDSSAEGTGAGNGGTDSGASMLPSGSSSSADEAGQGVGGNASETEEAPKTSDEAVSEAVNRVNRDYPNKFGGWVFKGDTNFDSAADLTYAKVEQAQQGNAQYETLLIFFHKGEYLGIDSTYPQQVVSTAPSSRGLEVVYKDWEALRDSGDANAAAGKYTSTVTYYWDGAQVQHEGRIPNTGL, encoded by the coding sequence GTGATTATTTTGCGTACACCACGACTGACAGCACACCTTGCCGTAGCCGCTTTGTTCGGCAGCTCCTTGCTGCTGGCATCCTGCGCAGATGCGGATACGACGTCGAACACGAGCTCAGTCTCGTCGTCCGCTTCGGATTCCCCGACCTCGCCTGTAAGCGACAGTTCTGCTGAGGGCACGGGCGCCGGTAACGGCGGTACGGATTCCGGAGCGTCAATGCTCCCTTCGGGCTCCTCATCCAGCGCGGATGAAGCTGGACAGGGGGTGGGAGGTAACGCCTCGGAAACTGAAGAAGCGCCGAAAACCTCCGATGAAGCAGTTTCGGAAGCGGTGAATCGTGTCAACCGAGACTATCCGAACAAGTTCGGGGGCTGGGTATTTAAGGGCGATACCAATTTCGATTCCGCAGCTGACCTGACCTATGCAAAGGTCGAGCAGGCCCAGCAGGGAAATGCACAGTATGAAACTCTGCTGATCTTTTTCCATAAGGGCGAGTATTTGGGGATTGACTCGACTTATCCGCAGCAAGTGGTGAGTACTGCACCATCCTCCCGCGGGCTTGAGGTTGTGTACAAGGACTGGGAGGCGCTAAGGGACAGCGGAGATGCGAATGCCGCCGCTGGTAAGTACACAAGCACCGTGACCTATTACTGGGACGGCGCACAGGTTCAGCATGAAGGTCGGATTCCGAATACTGGCTTGTGA